From Lepus europaeus isolate LE1 chromosome 3, mLepTim1.pri, whole genome shotgun sequence, a single genomic window includes:
- the RPL10A gene encoding large ribosomal subunit protein uL1 codes for MSSKVSRDTLYEAVREVLHGNQRKRRKFLETVELQISLKNYDPQKDKRFSGTVRLKSTPRPKFSVCVLGDQQHCDEAKAVDIPHMDIEALKKLNKNKKLVKKLAKKYDAFLASESLIKQIPRILGPGLNKAGKFPSLLTHNENMVAKVDEVKSTIKFQMKKVLCLAVAVGHVKMTDDELVYNIHLAVNFLVSLLKKNWQNVRALYIKSTMGKPQRLY; via the exons ATGAG CAGCAAAGTGTCTCGCGACACCCTGTACGAAGCGGTGCGGGAAGTCCTGCACGGGAACCAGCGCAAGCGCCGGAA GTTTCTGGAGACGGTGGAGCTGCAGATCAGCTTGAAGAATTATGACCCCCAGAAAGACAAACGCTTCTCGGGCACCGTCAG GCTGAAGTCCACCCCCCGCCCCAAGTTCTCCGTGTGTGTCCTGGGCGACCAGCAGCACTGCGATGAGGCCAAGGCTGTGGACATCCCCCACATGGACATTGAGGcgctcaagaagctcaacaagaACAAGAAGCTAGTCAAGAAGCTGG CCAAGAAGTATGACGCCTTTTTGGCCTCAGAGTCTCTGATTAAGCAGATCCCACGAATCCTGGGCCCAGGCCTAAATAAGGCTGGCAAGTTCCCCTCCCTGCTGACACACAATGAGAACATGGTGGCCAAAGTTGATGAGGTGAAGTCCACAATCAAGTTCCAGATGAAGAAG GTGCTGTGTCTGGCTGTGGCAGTCGGCCACGTGAAGATGACAGACGACGAGCTTGTGTACAACATCCACCTGGCTGTCAACTTCCTGGTGTCACTGCTCAAGAAGAATTGGCAGAACGTCCGGGCCTTGTACATCAAGAGCACCATGGGCAAGCCCCAGCGCCTGTACTAA